Part of the Sinorhizobium sp. BG8 genome, GTACTTGATGGAATTGAAGAACAGCTCCGCGAGAATCTGCTGGTCGCCCAGCGTCAAACGATAGCGGTTGCTTTCGAGATATCGCTCAATCAGATCGCTAAAACCGATCGCGCGCATGAGATCGACATTCACCAGAAGCACGCCGGCATTCGGGTGCTTAGCGCTTTCAGGCAAGCCGAACTTCGCATTGTAGGTCCTGGATATCGTATCTTCGACGCCAGCAAAAAGGTTCCCGTCGAATCGAGTTGCGAACAGCTCGTCGATTGATGCCCGGATAATCAGATCACTATCGAGATACAGCACCTTGCGTGCATCGGCCGGGAGCAGCTTGTGCATGAGGAGGCGATAGTACGTGGCGATCGAGATCCCATCCGATGTCTTGATGTTTCTAAAAAGCTCGGCGTCGACAGGGATCTGGTGAAGCGTGAAAGGGTGAATCTTCTTCAAAGATTCGACATACTCTTCCAGCACTGTTGGGAGTACGTGATCCATTAAGAGGAAAACGCGGATGGGCGCTTTGCCTTTGTAGTTCTGGAGAATTGAGGCGAGAGTTACCGACGTAAATTTGATGTATCGCTCATCAGATGCGAAGACAAGGTCGACCGTGTCTTGAGTTGGTTCAATTTTCCCAGCGGCTCGTATGCGTTCAAAAGCCACAGGGCTTATGGCGAGAGACATTCATTGCTCCTCGGGTGTTTGTGCGTGCCGTGCATCTAGCCTGCCACTGTGAAAATTGAAAGAGGCAACACGGGCCACATGTGGCCAAGCCCTGAGTTTTGAGCTAGCTCTGTTGCTATCCAGCGTAGTTGGTTACTCTTGGCGTGCTACCGCGGAGGGCCGAGAGTTTTGGAGTATGAATACGGGCGCCTGCTGCGATGTTGGCTTCGATCGTTTCTATCCCAGATTCAATTCGAGTGACGTCGACACCATCCATAACTTCCAGGTTATAGTTCCACCATTTAAGCTTAGCGAGGGCGCGGCGGTGATCTTCTGGAAATCTCCAGCGGATCATCTTCGCTGGGACGCCGCCGACCACTGAGTATGGCTCGACGTCTTTGGTCACAACAGAAGAAGCTGCAATAATGGCTCCGTCGCCGATCTTGCACCCGCGCATAATGCTGACGCCGCGGCCGATCCAAACGTCGTTCCCTATGACGATCCTGTCGAGATTGCGAGACGACATCCATTTCGATTGAGCGTTCATAGCGAGTTCTTTGTTGCGATCCCAATACCGCTGCACCTGCTCAGATGGAAAGGTTCCGATCGCGTCATACTCGAAAATGATGTGTGCGGAGAGATGATCTCCGGGATGCTGGGTGATACCAAATTGCGCACCAGGGCCAATCATGCAGAAGCGACCAATGCTTTCGACATGGCGGATGACCGACTGCTCGCCGCCAAGAAAGGTGAACGCACCGATGCGTCTAACGTCATAAAGGCCCGCGCGAAGCTCGACCGGCTCTTCAACCACAATTTTGGTGCACCCAAACCGAAGTTTCACGTCACCTATAAGGCGAACGGCTACGGGGGCATCGCTGCTTTCTGTCGTCTCAGTCATCCCCGTTCCATAAACAAATTCATTCCAGCAATGAAGTGGGGGAAGTAGTTTTCAAAGTTTCCCACAACGAACGATGCAGTCGCCCGTCGAGATTCTCAATGTGCCGCGCCTAGATGACATCGGTGACCTCGTCCAAGAATTCTAGGACTTCTTCAAGGTCCGGTTCACACACACCAGCGAAATCATCGCCTGCAACAATCCGGGCGTTCACTTCGGCTACGAGATGTTGATGGTACTTCTCGAGGAGCTTCGTCGCTTTGGTGAGGAGTAGGTGATATTCGGCTGCAAGGGCATTATCAAATTGCGA contains:
- a CDS encoding CatB-related O-acetyltransferase, whose protein sequence is MTETTESSDAPVAVRLIGDVKLRFGCTKIVVEEPVELRAGLYDVRRIGAFTFLGGEQSVIRHVESIGRFCMIGPGAQFGITQHPGDHLSAHIIFEYDAIGTFPSEQVQRYWDRNKELAMNAQSKWMSSRNLDRIVIGNDVWIGRGVSIMRGCKIGDGAIIAASSVVTKDVEPYSVVGGVPAKMIRWRFPEDHRRALAKLKWWNYNLEVMDGVDVTRIESGIETIEANIAAGARIHTPKLSALRGSTPRVTNYAG